A single Symbiobacterium thermophilum IAM 14863 DNA region contains:
- a CDS encoding ATP-dependent helicase: MLDPSSVREYQRLRAAVRGRLLSGLNEQQREAVLHGQGPLLILAGAGSGKTRVIAHRIAHLILFGPEYDPDAPPPPGLTADDLEALRLAVEGPGPIDTGAIAHLLGGGIDPWRILAITFTNKAAAEMRERVEQLVGPRAREVWAATFHSTCVRMLRRDIERLGYGRNFVILDAEDQQAVIRDCLKRLGLSERQFQPGAVLGTISNAKNAMLDPRRFADRAGDYWRQQVAKVYALYQEQLRSGNALDFDDLLLKAVELLERFDDVREYYQRKFEYILVDEYQDTNHVQNRWVFLLAGEKQNLAVVGDDDQGIYSWRGADISNILEFEAQFPGCRTIKLEQNYRSTQNILSAAYAVVRHNTGRKEKRLWTAAGPGDPVYHFTAADERDEAAFVAREVERLVAEGLPDGTRLDYQDFAVLYRTHAQSRALEEAMVRRSIPYGIYGGLRFFERKEIKDVLAYLRIIANPADIVSFRRAVGVPKRGIGPATVDKLVDYAEQWQVPVALAALDCSMVPGLSGTYQKRMEEFGALIEELTNLSAHCTVGQLIDAVLERTGILEELRADTSLEAAARLENVQELRSMAAEFEPPAGEELDGLRDLDSFLATVALLTDADQVGEGQNKVTLMTLHSAKGLEFPVVFLVGLEEGVFPHNRALTDEVQMEEERRLCYVGMTRARLRLYLTNAVSRNLWGQSNYNAPSRFLLEIPAELVEEVTPAAGASGPRRSAWDDGAAWEDAGAAVRRPAWDGGARAARRREWEDDDFSPAIGAAGWGRTAQARRLQKALEPPSEETPQFQPGDRVRHERFGEGVVKAVIGDTVTVQFAGAAGQRVLVASYLRPAAAEAE, encoded by the coding sequence ATGCTTGATCCTTCATCTGTTCGTGAGTACCAGCGCCTGCGGGCCGCGGTGCGCGGCCGGCTGCTCTCCGGGCTGAACGAGCAGCAGCGGGAGGCGGTGCTGCACGGTCAGGGGCCGCTGCTCATCCTGGCCGGAGCGGGAAGCGGGAAGACCCGCGTCATCGCCCACCGCATCGCCCACCTGATCCTGTTCGGGCCGGAGTACGACCCTGACGCCCCGCCGCCCCCCGGCCTGACGGCGGACGACCTCGAGGCGCTGCGGCTGGCCGTCGAGGGCCCGGGGCCCATCGACACCGGCGCGATCGCCCACCTGCTGGGTGGGGGGATCGATCCCTGGCGCATCCTGGCGATCACCTTCACCAACAAGGCGGCCGCCGAGATGCGGGAGCGGGTGGAGCAACTGGTGGGCCCGAGGGCGCGCGAGGTCTGGGCGGCGACCTTCCACTCGACGTGCGTCCGCATGCTGCGGCGGGACATTGAGCGGCTGGGCTACGGCCGCAATTTCGTCATCCTGGATGCCGAGGACCAGCAGGCCGTCATCCGGGACTGCCTGAAGCGGCTGGGCCTGTCGGAAAGGCAGTTCCAGCCCGGCGCCGTGCTGGGCACGATCTCCAACGCGAAGAACGCCATGCTGGATCCCCGGCGGTTCGCCGACCGGGCCGGCGACTACTGGCGGCAGCAGGTGGCCAAGGTCTACGCGCTGTACCAGGAGCAGCTGCGCTCGGGCAATGCGCTGGACTTCGACGACCTCCTGCTGAAGGCCGTGGAGCTGCTGGAGCGGTTCGACGACGTGCGGGAGTACTACCAGCGCAAGTTCGAGTACATCCTCGTCGACGAGTACCAGGACACCAACCACGTCCAGAACCGGTGGGTCTTCCTGCTGGCCGGGGAGAAGCAGAACCTGGCCGTCGTCGGCGATGACGACCAGGGCATCTACTCGTGGCGCGGGGCGGACATCAGCAACATCCTGGAGTTCGAGGCGCAGTTCCCCGGCTGTCGGACCATTAAGCTGGAGCAGAACTACCGCTCCACGCAGAACATCCTCTCCGCCGCCTATGCGGTGGTGCGGCACAACACGGGCCGCAAGGAGAAGCGGCTCTGGACGGCGGCGGGCCCCGGGGACCCGGTGTACCACTTCACCGCCGCCGACGAGCGGGACGAGGCGGCGTTCGTGGCGCGCGAGGTGGAGCGGCTGGTGGCCGAGGGCCTGCCCGACGGCACCCGCCTGGACTACCAGGACTTCGCCGTGCTCTACCGCACCCACGCCCAGTCCCGCGCGCTGGAGGAGGCCATGGTGCGCCGTTCCATCCCCTATGGCATCTACGGCGGCCTGCGCTTCTTCGAGCGCAAGGAGATCAAGGACGTCCTGGCTTACCTGCGCATCATCGCCAACCCGGCCGACATCGTGTCGTTCCGCCGGGCCGTCGGGGTGCCGAAGCGGGGCATCGGCCCGGCCACGGTGGACAAGCTGGTGGACTACGCCGAGCAGTGGCAGGTGCCGGTGGCACTGGCCGCCCTCGACTGCTCGATGGTGCCGGGCCTCTCCGGCACCTACCAGAAGCGCATGGAGGAGTTCGGCGCCCTCATCGAGGAGCTGACCAACCTGAGCGCGCACTGCACGGTGGGCCAGCTGATTGACGCCGTGCTGGAGCGCACCGGCATCCTGGAGGAGCTCCGGGCCGACACCTCGCTGGAGGCGGCGGCGCGGCTGGAGAACGTGCAGGAGCTGCGCTCGATGGCCGCGGAGTTCGAACCGCCGGCCGGCGAGGAGCTGGACGGCCTCCGGGACCTGGACAGCTTCCTGGCCACGGTGGCCCTGCTCACCGACGCCGACCAGGTGGGCGAGGGGCAGAACAAGGTGACTCTGATGACCCTCCATTCGGCCAAGGGGCTGGAGTTTCCCGTGGTCTTCCTGGTCGGCCTGGAGGAGGGGGTATTCCCCCACAATCGGGCCCTGACCGACGAGGTGCAGATGGAGGAGGAGCGCCGGCTCTGCTACGTGGGCATGACCCGGGCGCGCCTGCGGCTCTATCTGACCAACGCTGTCAGCCGCAACCTGTGGGGCCAGTCCAACTACAATGCGCCCAGCCGGTTCCTGCTGGAGATTCCGGCGGAGCTGGTGGAGGAGGTGACCCCGGCCGCCGGTGCGTCCGGGCCGCGCCGGTCCGCCTGGGACGACGGCGCCGCCTGGGAGGACGCCGGGGCGGCTGTGCGGCGGCCGGCGTGGGATGGCGGCGCGCGGGCTGCGCGGCGCCGGGAGTGGGAGGACGACGACTTCTCGCCGGCCATCGGCGCGGCGGGCTGGGGTCGGACCGCGCAGGCCCGCCGGCTGCAGAAGGCCCTGGAACCGCCGTCCGAGGAGACGCCGCAGTTCCAGCCCGGGGACCGGGTGCGTCACGAGCGGTTCGGTGAGGGCGTGGTGAAGGCCGTCATCGGCGACACCGTGACCGTGCAGTTCGCCGGGGCGGCCGGGCAGCGGGTACTGGTGGCCAGCTACCTGCGCCCGGCCGCGGCCGAGGCGGAGTGA
- a CDS encoding lytic transglycosylase domain-containing protein codes for MRQRLRRRGFLWAALALGVAAVPTMLAATAAEPAQDAEPVLPEPEPDPTAELPPDPAELGRARLEELAARIEDLAPEEYRPLVVEVADRYGVDPRLIAAVITVESRWDPDAVGAHGERGLMQILPSTGQWLAGVMGLEAYDLSDPATSVEMGTFYLSALIAEYGSVDVALAVYNGGPRAAAGWETNPYRERVLAAYSSTFPREQRELLDLAS; via the coding sequence GTGCGCCAACGACTCCGCCGGCGCGGCTTCCTCTGGGCGGCCCTGGCGCTCGGAGTGGCGGCCGTTCCCACCATGCTCGCGGCGACGGCGGCCGAGCCCGCGCAAGACGCCGAACCGGTTCTGCCCGAACCTGAACCCGATCCGACGGCGGAGCTGCCGCCCGACCCCGCGGAGCTGGGGCGGGCCCGCCTGGAAGAGCTGGCCGCCCGCATCGAGGACCTGGCCCCGGAGGAATACCGCCCCCTGGTGGTAGAGGTCGCGGACCGGTACGGGGTCGACCCCCGGCTGATCGCGGCCGTCATCACCGTGGAGAGCCGGTGGGATCCGGACGCCGTGGGCGCCCACGGCGAGCGCGGCCTCATGCAGATCCTGCCCTCCACCGGCCAGTGGCTGGCCGGCGTCATGGGGCTGGAGGCGTACGACCTGAGCGACCCCGCCACGTCCGTGGAGATGGGCACGTTCTACCTGTCCGCCCTCATCGCCGAGTACGGCTCGGTGGACGTCGCCCTGGCCGTGTACAACGGCGGGCCGCGCGCGGCGGCCGGCTGGGAGACCAACCCGTACCGGGAACGGGTACTGGCCGCCTACAGCTCGACCTTCCCGCGCGAGCAGCGCGAGCTGCTCGACCTCGCGTCCTGA
- the amrB gene encoding AmmeMemoRadiSam system protein B, whose translation MVGERHVGRRWRLAAVAAVCAAALAAGVVGKGAAPRAAVDTTPPTGAGRAATQRAHPNAFFNPTLFYQGLEAARRSASGAGPVTASAAGRLAGGLVPHHDLAAELLSGFFLLLEEDPPEVIFLVGPNHEAAGPPVITGRRPWQTDFGLVEVDPGAVDALVGLGLAAVEEDVLAREHAMGTLMPYIKFHAPEARVVPLILHRGLSRADLERLAGALAAELGPGRILVASVDFSHYLTRPEAEAMDRETLATITAGDLDRLLQMGPEHLDSPGSVAVLLTAMAAAGADGPTVLGHTNSGAILRDDLIETTSYFTFVFTHR comes from the coding sequence ATGGTAGGCGAGAGGCACGTCGGGCGGCGGTGGCGGTTGGCCGCGGTGGCGGCGGTGTGCGCGGCGGCCCTGGCCGCCGGTGTGGTCGGAAAGGGCGCGGCGCCCCGCGCAGCGGTGGATACGACGCCCCCTACCGGCGCCGGAAGGGCAGCCACTCAACGGGCCCATCCCAACGCCTTTTTCAACCCCACGCTGTTCTACCAGGGTCTGGAGGCGGCACGGCGGTCGGCATCCGGCGCCGGCCCCGTGACCGCCTCCGCTGCGGGCCGTCTGGCCGGCGGGCTGGTGCCGCACCACGACCTGGCTGCGGAACTGCTGTCCGGGTTCTTCCTGCTGCTGGAGGAAGATCCGCCGGAGGTCATCTTCCTGGTGGGGCCGAACCACGAGGCGGCCGGGCCCCCGGTCATCACGGGCCGGCGCCCGTGGCAGACCGACTTCGGGCTGGTGGAGGTGGACCCGGGCGCGGTGGACGCCCTCGTGGGCCTCGGCCTCGCCGCGGTGGAAGAGGACGTGCTTGCGCGGGAGCACGCCATGGGCACGCTGATGCCCTACATTAAGTTCCACGCACCGGAGGCGCGGGTCGTGCCGCTGATCCTGCACCGCGGCCTCTCCCGCGCAGACCTGGAGCGGCTGGCCGGCGCGCTGGCGGCGGAGCTGGGCCCCGGCCGGATCCTGGTCGCCTCCGTCGACTTTTCCCATTACCTCACCCGCCCTGAGGCCGAGGCGATGGACCGGGAGACCCTGGCGACGATCACCGCCGGCGACCTGGACCGGCTGCTGCAGATGGGCCCTGAACACCTGGACTCGCCGGGGTCCGTGGCCGTGCTGCTGACCGCGATGGCGGCCGCGGGCGCCGACGGCCCCACCGTGCTCGGGCACACCAACTCCGGCGCGATCCTGCGCGACGACCTGATCGAGACGACCAGCTACTTTACCTTCGTCTTCACGCACAGATAG
- a CDS encoding Ig-like domain-containing protein produces the protein MRILQTVFSLSVALVLILTVLAALGPAPAPSSARLPVQAEAAEVTLEPAAFDPAGLDPSGELVLTSRRPLTLAAVEAALAVEPAVSVRIQQADSEGTRFTIAPAAALEPNRVYRFRLAREAGLDRDYQWSFQTRAEFRLLGTLPAHQSTGVPVETGIEFTFSHDDYEDPSAYFSISPPVNGRWERHKKTAVFVPRDPLQPGTIYTVTLKEGLGRIRGEGKLGEYTFAFETAPAGSGSPVRWFHLADEAAEFPTDTAPYFRMWDAGGAREYAIAVYRYPDAAAYVAALQEILGLPAWSSAARDRYHESTEGLEAVATFSAKPMELEYDRYLVLPEPLPAGYYLAEVQRDGQVRQVHFQVTDLSYYLAESTTGVLAWLNDLETGRPAAGAVLHRPDGSTAATADQNGVALLEPEAAVAGGSADSSGDGEPPHGFWIARSGTKEAVLHTGRSYGYWSAPESRSELYWRYLYLDRAIYKPTDTVHLWGILHPREPEARPVDRVRVEVTRGWYWGAGSERVVLASADLPVERSSFIGGLTLPNLTPGTYQMGLWVGDELFASRWFEVATYAKPVYQIDVTPDREALFAGETVTFRVRATFFEGTPVPDMQLNYRIGGDTGSVITDANGEAVIVYTPPKQPESWGWWESWLTLYVSGGEPEIGEVTAERTVRLFSRDVMQRAETMVVGDQVTVTVQINRVVLDQLLAGTGTDATGPAVAGQPVTFTLFERNWIPVEEGEYYDFIEKVVRKRYRYQQQTREIIKETAETDGDGRAIFRFTLDPEKQYEIQYGVQDSRGLWLVSSAWVSGQWYGYDPDWGWPQLVPEDEGRYRVAVGEPVAYVLRKGQRRLDDRPGGFLFFTARRGIREYVVQDSAAFTAALQVEDLPNTTLYGVAFDGRRYLSAMHSIAVDPEEMRLDVTVTPDREAYRPGDEVRVQVTVRDRTGRPAAGAVVNLNLVDEALFAVREQDVDILGDLYGSWVSSGVLRTRSSHEPPPTSGGAEKGGEGGGVRRDFRDAALFTRVVTDASGEAVVSFRVPDNLTSWRLTYQAVRPETMEAVSGAIGIPVRLPFFADLVMGEVYLVGERPVFQVRAYGEALAPDAGVQFAVEVDGPGGYRHRLRLSGRPFDMVSVPLAPLAAEGTYTVRVTAASGGLADALERTFAVRGTHLVQNRVDFAVVQPGARFSGATDGLTYVTFLDWERGRYLEVLHRTRWLSGSRFEKRLARAEAAELLQAHFGWEDAWPEPELDALRYQTTEGSIAILPYSDGDLKLSALAADLAPDRFDRTALALYFERILEDEGESRERKAMALYGLAGLGEPVLLAAHELLAQPDLSPAEELCGMLAAAALGDLETVRPRYRALVAAHGDQIGQDLRLTAGAGRDEQLEATALAAALAARLGEPEATSMLGYLLDNPPRESLINLELVLAARSGLEGLRGAPVGLAYRLNGQLVEKILQPGERVSLALRPEELASLRVTSVEGSVAAVVTYAAPGRPAVTMAGGNVVRSYSPAPEAWKPGDIVTVTLTYGLPADAPEGAYELTDTLPSGLRYLERPWSWGERINWSNYTTRATLVDGQRVTFWAGKKGQPIQYYARVVTAGEYRIEEAVLQDQKNGLVYGMAPAGTVRIGW, from the coding sequence ATGCGCATCCTACAGACCGTGTTCTCTCTGTCCGTTGCCCTTGTCCTCATCCTTACGGTCCTTGCGGCGCTTGGTCCCGCTCCGGCCCCTTCTTCGGCGCGCCTGCCGGTGCAGGCGGAGGCGGCCGAGGTCACCCTGGAGCCGGCGGCCTTCGACCCGGCCGGGCTGGACCCCTCCGGCGAGCTGGTCCTCACGAGCCGGAGGCCGCTCACGCTGGCTGCGGTGGAGGCCGCCCTGGCGGTGGAGCCGGCCGTGAGCGTGCGGATCCAGCAGGCCGACAGCGAGGGGACCCGCTTCACCATCGCGCCGGCGGCGGCGCTGGAGCCCAATCGGGTCTACCGGTTCCGGCTCGCCCGGGAGGCCGGACTGGACCGGGATTACCAGTGGTCCTTCCAGACCCGCGCCGAGTTCCGTCTGCTGGGCACGCTCCCCGCGCACCAGTCGACGGGCGTTCCCGTGGAGACGGGCATCGAGTTCACCTTCAGCCATGACGACTACGAGGACCCGTCCGCGTACTTCAGCATCAGCCCCCCGGTAAACGGACGGTGGGAGCGGCATAAGAAGACGGCCGTGTTCGTTCCCCGGGATCCGCTGCAGCCGGGGACCATCTACACGGTCACCCTGAAGGAAGGGCTGGGCCGCATCCGGGGCGAGGGGAAGCTGGGTGAGTATACCTTTGCGTTTGAAACCGCGCCCGCGGGTTCCGGCAGCCCGGTCAGGTGGTTCCACCTGGCCGACGAGGCGGCGGAGTTCCCCACCGACACGGCCCCGTACTTCCGCATGTGGGACGCCGGCGGCGCCCGGGAGTACGCCATTGCGGTCTACCGGTACCCCGACGCCGCCGCCTACGTCGCGGCGCTGCAGGAGATCCTAGGGCTGCCCGCCTGGAGCAGCGCGGCCCGCGACCGCTACCACGAGTCCACCGAGGGCCTGGAGGCGGTCGCGACCTTCTCCGCCAAGCCCATGGAGCTGGAGTATGACCGTTACCTGGTCCTTCCGGAGCCCTTGCCGGCCGGGTACTACCTCGCCGAAGTGCAGCGGGACGGACAGGTCCGGCAGGTTCATTTTCAGGTGACCGACCTTTCCTATTACCTGGCGGAGAGCACCACCGGGGTGCTCGCCTGGCTGAACGACCTGGAGACGGGACGGCCGGCGGCAGGGGCGGTGCTCCACCGGCCCGACGGTTCGACTGCGGCCACGGCCGACCAGAACGGGGTGGCGCTGCTGGAGCCGGAAGCCGCCGTTGCCGGCGGGTCAGCGGACTCCAGCGGGGATGGCGAGCCCCCGCATGGCTTCTGGATCGCCCGGAGCGGGACCAAGGAAGCCGTCCTGCACACCGGGCGCAGCTATGGGTACTGGAGCGCCCCGGAGTCCCGGTCCGAGTTGTACTGGCGTTACCTTTACCTGGACCGCGCCATCTACAAGCCGACGGACACGGTCCACCTCTGGGGCATCCTCCATCCCCGCGAGCCGGAAGCCCGGCCCGTGGACCGGGTCCGGGTGGAGGTCACCCGCGGGTGGTACTGGGGAGCCGGAAGCGAGCGGGTGGTCCTGGCCAGCGCGGACCTGCCGGTGGAGCGCTCCAGCTTCATCGGCGGCCTGACGTTGCCGAACCTCACGCCGGGCACCTATCAGATGGGCCTCTGGGTCGGCGATGAGCTGTTCGCCAGCCGCTGGTTCGAGGTGGCCACCTACGCCAAGCCGGTCTACCAAATCGACGTGACGCCGGACCGGGAGGCGCTCTTCGCCGGCGAGACGGTGACCTTCCGGGTACGGGCCACCTTCTTCGAGGGGACGCCCGTGCCCGACATGCAGCTGAACTACCGGATCGGCGGCGACACAGGCAGCGTGATCACCGATGCCAACGGCGAGGCGGTGATCGTCTACACCCCGCCCAAGCAGCCGGAAAGCTGGGGATGGTGGGAAAGCTGGCTGACCCTCTACGTCAGCGGAGGCGAACCGGAGATCGGCGAGGTGACGGCGGAGCGGACCGTCCGGCTCTTCTCCCGGGATGTGATGCAGCGGGCCGAGACGATGGTGGTAGGCGACCAGGTCACGGTAACGGTCCAGATCAACCGGGTCGTGCTGGACCAACTCCTGGCCGGCACGGGAACCGACGCCACGGGCCCTGCGGTGGCGGGGCAACCGGTGACGTTCACCCTCTTCGAGCGGAACTGGATCCCCGTTGAGGAGGGGGAGTACTACGACTTCATCGAGAAGGTCGTGCGCAAGCGGTACCGGTACCAGCAGCAGACCCGTGAGATCATCAAGGAGACCGCGGAGACCGACGGGGACGGGCGGGCGATCTTCCGGTTCACCCTCGACCCGGAGAAGCAGTACGAGATCCAGTACGGCGTGCAGGACTCCCGCGGCCTGTGGCTTGTGAGCAGCGCGTGGGTTTCGGGCCAGTGGTACGGCTACGACCCGGACTGGGGATGGCCGCAACTGGTCCCCGAGGATGAGGGGCGGTACCGGGTCGCCGTCGGCGAACCGGTGGCGTACGTGCTCCGCAAGGGGCAGCGGCGGTTGGATGACCGGCCCGGCGGCTTCCTGTTCTTCACCGCCCGCCGGGGCATCCGGGAGTACGTCGTGCAGGATTCGGCTGCCTTCACCGCAGCGCTGCAGGTCGAAGACCTTCCCAACACGACCCTCTACGGCGTCGCCTTCGACGGCCGCCGCTACCTCTCGGCCATGCACTCCATCGCCGTCGACCCGGAGGAGATGCGGCTGGACGTGACCGTCACCCCCGACCGGGAGGCCTACCGCCCGGGCGATGAGGTGCGGGTGCAGGTGACCGTCAGGGACCGCACCGGGCGGCCGGCCGCCGGGGCCGTGGTCAACCTGAACCTGGTGGATGAGGCCCTGTTCGCGGTGCGGGAGCAGGATGTGGACATCCTCGGCGATCTCTACGGAAGCTGGGTCAGTTCCGGCGTGCTCCGGACCCGCAGCTCCCACGAGCCTCCACCCACGAGCGGAGGTGCGGAGAAGGGCGGCGAAGGCGGCGGGGTCCGCCGCGACTTCCGGGACGCGGCGCTCTTCACCCGCGTCGTGACCGACGCCTCCGGCGAGGCCGTGGTGTCGTTCCGTGTCCCCGACAACCTTACGAGCTGGCGACTGACGTACCAGGCGGTCCGGCCGGAGACCATGGAGGCCGTCAGCGGAGCCATCGGGATCCCGGTCCGGCTGCCCTTCTTCGCCGACCTGGTCATGGGCGAGGTCTACCTGGTCGGCGAGCGGCCCGTGTTTCAGGTGCGCGCCTACGGCGAGGCGCTGGCGCCGGACGCGGGGGTGCAGTTTGCGGTGGAGGTGGATGGGCCGGGAGGCTACCGGCACCGGCTGCGGCTCAGCGGCCGCCCGTTCGATATGGTTTCGGTCCCGTTGGCGCCGCTGGCCGCCGAGGGGACCTACACGGTCAGGGTGACGGCCGCCTCCGGCGGGCTGGCGGACGCCCTGGAGCGCACCTTTGCGGTGCGCGGGACCCACCTGGTGCAGAACCGGGTCGATTTCGCCGTCGTTCAGCCCGGGGCGCGGTTTTCCGGCGCCACGGACGGGCTCACCTACGTGACTTTCCTCGACTGGGAGCGGGGCCGGTACCTGGAGGTGCTGCACCGCACCCGGTGGCTGTCGGGCAGCCGGTTTGAGAAGCGGCTGGCCCGGGCGGAGGCCGCGGAACTGCTGCAGGCTCACTTCGGCTGGGAGGACGCCTGGCCAGAGCCGGAGTTGGATGCGCTGCGGTATCAGACCACGGAAGGGTCCATCGCGATCCTGCCGTACAGCGACGGCGACCTGAAGCTCTCGGCGCTGGCCGCAGATCTGGCGCCGGATCGGTTTGACCGTACCGCCCTGGCGCTGTACTTCGAGCGGATCCTGGAGGACGAGGGCGAGAGCCGGGAGCGGAAGGCCATGGCGCTCTACGGCCTGGCCGGCCTGGGAGAGCCGGTGCTGCTCGCCGCGCACGAGCTGCTCGCCCAACCGGACCTCTCGCCGGCGGAGGAGCTCTGCGGCATGCTCGCCGCCGCGGCGCTGGGCGACCTGGAGACGGTGCGCCCGCGCTACCGGGCCCTGGTGGCGGCCCATGGTGACCAGATCGGCCAGGACCTGCGGCTGACGGCGGGCGCGGGCCGCGACGAGCAGCTGGAGGCCACCGCGCTGGCGGCGGCCCTGGCGGCCCGGCTCGGGGAGCCGGAAGCGACGAGCATGCTCGGCTACCTGCTGGACAATCCGCCGCGGGAGAGCCTGATCAACCTGGAGCTCGTGCTCGCCGCCCGGAGCGGGCTGGAAGGCCTCCGGGGCGCGCCCGTGGGGCTCGCCTACCGGTTGAACGGCCAGCTGGTCGAGAAGATCCTGCAGCCCGGCGAGCGGGTCAGCCTCGCCCTGCGGCCGGAGGAGCTGGCCTCGCTGCGGGTCACGTCGGTCGAGGGCAGCGTTGCGGCGGTCGTCACCTACGCCGCCCCCGGACGCCCCGCCGTGACCATGGCGGGAGGCAACGTGGTGCGCAGCTACTCTCCGGCGCCGGAGGCGTGGAAGCCGGGTGACATCGTCACGGTCACCCTCACGTACGGCCTGCCGGCCGACGCGCCGGAGGGGGCGTATGAGCTGACGGACACGCTGCCTTCGGGACTCCGCTACCTGGAGCGGCCCTGGTCCTGGGGAGAGCGGATCAACTGGTCGAACTACACCACCCGGGCCACGCTGGTGGACGGGCAGCGGGTGACGTTCTGGGCCGGGAAGAAGGGCCAGCCCATCCAGTACTACGCCCGGGTGGTGACCGCCGGCGAGTACCGGATCGAGGAGGCCGTGCTCCAGGACCAGAAGAACGGGCTGGTGTACGGCATGGCCCCGGCCGGGACGGTGAGGATCGGATGGTAG
- the hisC gene encoding histidinol-phosphate transaminase yields the protein MSSVRTAVRRMKPYVPGKPVEDVQRELGLHDLVKLNQNENPLGPSPRAVAAARAAMAQVHTYPEGTARRLRERLAQMWNLPADWFLIGNGSDEVFRLLAEVYLEPGDRVVVPEPSFAAYRFVAELMGAEVVAVPLAGWTMDLPAMAEAAARGAKLLFLCRPNNPTGTVFAEADLRAALERVPPSTLVVVDEAYREFDETPFDSRALVQDYPNVVIARTFSKIYGMAGFRLGYGVMRPEVLAPLYTARDPFSVNGLAVAAGLAALDDVEHVERTRALTREGKAYLYAAFQRLGLGYVPSEANFVLFDAGRPAAEVFDALLRRGVLVRPCGSFGLPDHLRVTVGTPEQNRRFVEALKAALGEG from the coding sequence ATGTCCAGCGTGCGCACAGCGGTCCGGCGGATGAAGCCCTACGTGCCGGGCAAGCCGGTGGAGGACGTCCAGCGGGAGCTGGGGCTTCACGACCTCGTCAAGCTCAACCAGAACGAGAACCCCCTGGGCCCTTCGCCCCGGGCGGTGGCGGCCGCGCGCGCGGCGATGGCCCAGGTCCACACCTATCCCGAGGGAACCGCCCGCCGGCTCCGGGAGCGGCTGGCGCAGATGTGGAACCTGCCTGCGGACTGGTTCCTGATCGGCAACGGCTCCGACGAGGTCTTCCGGCTGCTGGCGGAGGTGTACCTGGAGCCGGGGGACCGGGTGGTCGTCCCTGAGCCGTCGTTCGCCGCCTACCGGTTCGTGGCGGAGCTGATGGGCGCCGAGGTGGTGGCGGTGCCCCTGGCCGGCTGGACCATGGACCTGCCTGCGATGGCGGAGGCGGCGGCGCGGGGTGCGAAGCTGCTCTTCCTCTGCCGGCCCAACAACCCCACCGGCACGGTGTTCGCCGAGGCCGACCTGCGGGCGGCCCTGGAGCGGGTGCCGCCGTCGACCCTGGTGGTGGTGGATGAGGCCTACCGGGAGTTCGACGAGACCCCGTTCGACAGCCGGGCCCTGGTGCAGGACTACCCGAACGTGGTCATCGCCCGGACGTTCAGCAAGATCTACGGCATGGCGGGCTTCCGGCTGGGCTACGGCGTCATGCGGCCGGAGGTGCTGGCGCCGCTGTACACGGCCCGGGATCCCTTCAGCGTGAACGGCCTGGCGGTGGCGGCCGGGCTGGCGGCCCTGGACGACGTGGAACACGTGGAGCGGACCCGGGCGCTCACCCGGGAGGGAAAGGCGTACCTCTACGCCGCCTTCCAGCGGCTGGGGCTCGGGTACGTGCCCAGCGAGGCCAACTTCGTCCTGTTCGACGCGGGCAGGCCTGCGGCAGAGGTGTTCGACGCGCTGCTTCGGCGCGGGGTGCTGGTGCGTCCGTGCGGCTCCTTCGGCCTGCCGGACCACCTGCGGGTGACGGTGGGGACGCCGGAGCAGAACCGACGGTTCGTGGAGGCGCTGAAGGCGGCGCTGGGCGAAGGGTGA
- the hisIE gene encoding bifunctional phosphoribosyl-AMP cyclohydrolase/phosphoribosyl-ATP diphosphatase HisIE, with product MTETLTLKWGPDGLIPAVVQDVRTGQVLMQAYMNEEALRLTLETGYAWYWSRSRQELWQKGGTSGHVQRVREIRTDCDGDSLLLLVEQEGVACHEGTYSCFTRRVDGSPKALIDTAFWPIQPDDTVPYDIGSILRELTAVLAERRAHPDPESYTSRLFRRGPDAYCKKIGEEATEVVLAVKNRDRENLAFEVADLWFHSLVALVDQGLSPADVADQLASRRGRRREQQKEE from the coding sequence ATGACGGAGACCTTGACGCTGAAGTGGGGCCCGGACGGGCTGATTCCGGCCGTCGTGCAGGACGTGCGGACCGGGCAGGTGCTGATGCAGGCGTACATGAACGAGGAGGCGCTCCGCCTCACGCTGGAGACCGGGTACGCCTGGTACTGGTCCCGCAGCCGGCAGGAGCTGTGGCAGAAGGGCGGGACCTCGGGCCACGTGCAGCGGGTCCGGGAGATCCGCACCGACTGCGACGGGGACTCGCTGCTGCTCCTGGTGGAACAGGAGGGGGTGGCCTGCCACGAGGGCACCTACTCCTGCTTCACCCGCCGGGTGGACGGTTCGCCCAAGGCCCTGATCGACACCGCCTTCTGGCCCATCCAGCCGGACGACACGGTGCCCTACGACATCGGGTCCATCCTCCGGGAGCTCACCGCCGTTCTGGCGGAGCGGCGGGCGCATCCCGACCCGGAGAGCTACACGAGCAGGCTCTTCCGGAGGGGACCCGACGCTTACTGCAAGAAGATCGGCGAGGAGGCCACCGAGGTGGTGCTCGCCGTCAAGAACCGGGACCGGGAGAACCTGGCCTTCGAGGTGGCTGACCTCTGGTTTCACAGCCTGGTGGCCCTGGTGGACCAGGGGCTGAGCCCCGCGGACGTGGCGGACCAGCTGGCCAGCCGGCGGGGGAGGAGGCGGGAGCAGCAGAAGGAGGAGTAG